The Lysobacter gummosus sequence TTTTTGTGGGAGGGCCTTCAGGCCCGATGCTTTTCGCTCAGGTCGCAACGAACTCAGCAAAGCCCCACTCAACGCCGCTCGATCACCCGAAACGTCAAATTGATCCGCTCCCCCACCGGCTTGGCGGTGCGCGGCAGCGCATGCCGGTAATTCGCCTGCGTCGCCCCGGACATCACCAGCAAGCTGCCGTGCCCCAATTCCAGCGCCGCTTTCAACGACGCGTCGCGACGATGCTTGAGGGTGAAGCGCCGGTTCGCGCCGAGGCTCAGCGAGGCGATCACCGGCGCCGGCCCGAGTTCGGGTTCGTCGTCGCTGTGCCAGCCCATCGCATCGCGGCCGTCGCGATAACGATTGGCCAGCACGCTGTTGAACGGCGCGCCGAGTTCCTCCGCCAACAGCAGGCGAATCGCGAGCAAGGCCGGCGGCCACGGATGCGGACGGAAGTCGGCGCCGGAATAACGGTAATGCGCATCGGGATCGCCGATCCAACTGCTCAATCGCGGCGAATCATGCTCGCGGCCGAACAAGCGGATGCGATGCACCTCCCAGGCGACTTCGTCCAGCACGGCCGCGTACAGGGCGTCGGCCGCCTCGTGCGCGAGCCAGTGCGGATCGAAGGCGAGTTCGGCGCCCTGCAGCGGCAGCGGTTTCACGGACATGCGGCACGCTAGCACGCGGCCGCGCGCCGCCGCGATCCGGATCTTGCAGCCGGCATCGCAGTCGCCCGCGGCGGCAGCGCCCCCGCCGATCGCCCGCGAACAAGCCGCCAACCACGCCCCAAACCCCTGTCCTCCAGCCTTCCGGGCGCCCGTTCGGGCCCCGATGGCGGCCCGCTCGCGACCGGGCCGCCATCGCGTTTAAAACGGTCCGGCGTCCGGATCGGCCCGCCGCGCTTGGCCCACCCGGGCAAACCCGCGACAATGAGCGGATTGCACGCACGAGTACCGCCAGCATGAGCGAACAGCCGATCGACTCGGTCCAGCCGTCCGACACGCCAGCCATCGAGATCGAACGCGACGTCATGGAGTACGACGTCGTCACCGTCGGCGCCGGTCCGGCCGGGCTTTCGTTCGCGATCCGGCTCAAGCAGCTCAACCCCGAGCTGTCGGTGTGCGTGATCGAAAAATCCAGCACCATCGGCGCGCACATCCTGTCCGGCGCGGTGATCGAGCCGGGCCCGCTCGACGCGCTGCTGCCGGGCTGGCGCGACAATCCGCCGCCGATCTGCGTGCCCGCCGGCGAGGACGAGTTCTGGCTGATGACCAAGACCGGCGGCTACAAGTCGCCGATCGTGCCGCCGGACATGAACAACCACGGCAATTTCATCGTCAGCCTCGGCGCGATGTGCGCGTGGATGGCGCCGCAGGCCGAAGCGCTGGGCGTGGAAATCTATCCGGGCTTCGCCGCCGCCGAGACCCTGCACGATGCCGACGGCCGCGTCGCCGGCGTGCGCATCGGCGACATGGGCATCGCCAAGGACGGGACGCACAAGCCCGGCTTCACCGCCGGCATCGACATCCGCGCCAAGGTCACCGTATTCGCCGAGGGCGCGCGC is a genomic window containing:
- a CDS encoding alpha-ketoglutarate-dependent dioxygenase AlkB family protein; amino-acid sequence: MSVKPLPLQGAELAFDPHWLAHEAADALYAAVLDEVAWEVHRIRLFGREHDSPRLSSWIGDPDAHYRYSGADFRPHPWPPALLAIRLLLAEELGAPFNSVLANRYRDGRDAMGWHSDDEPELGPAPVIASLSLGANRRFTLKHRRDASLKAALELGHGSLLVMSGATQANYRHALPRTAKPVGERINLTFRVIERR